From Erigeron canadensis isolate Cc75 chromosome 8, C_canadensis_v1, whole genome shotgun sequence, one genomic window encodes:
- the LOC122580462 gene encoding exocyst complex component EXO70B1-like — protein sequence MAATTEGQDRVLATAQQIVKSLNMNTKATEDMMLILSQFDNRLSNITDFMDSGTADDDVTFTEQFERAEKIILRYDDSGTGELPEADASATATSSEYFTAVDLMIQLTENLHVDETDERNDDVLDRAENAIQMAMSRLEDEFRCILIRSTVPLDANELYGSVRGSISATRSFGDAETEPESAGGSVTVPRALGGTGSETEDEAESFGHDVLDQEGSSLHHERGASLGGDVSVDLIRFEAIDELKDIADRMIRSGYEKECCQVYTSVRRDVLDECMSILGVERVSIEEVQRIEWKSLDLKLKKWIEGIKVVVRVLLIGEKRLCEMIFSESETIQEICFVETTKGCVMQLLNFGEAVAISQRSSEKLFRILDMYEVLVDVSRDLEGLFTDESGELVCSEAKGVLSGLGMAAVGTFVEFENAVKGESSRAAQGGDLHPITRYVMNYLKLLVDYSETLNTLLPKGDHLELNSSQLNDGDGVDTISPIALRVQLLITSLESNIDEKSRLYEDSALRYIFLMNNILYIVQKVKESELRNLLGDQWIRKHRGKIRQWHTSYLRAAWSKALLYLKDEGISGSSTSASKVILKERFKNFNACFEDIYRTQTLWKVPDEQLREELRISISEKVLPAYRAFLGRFGSQLEGGRHGGKYIKYYPDDLENYLSDLFEGKPVVMNHMKRKST from the coding sequence ATGGCGGCAACAACAGAAGGACAAGATAGAGTGTTAGCGACAGCTCAGCAAATTGTAAAATCACTAAATATGAATACAAAAGCAACAGAAGATATGATGTTAATTTTATCACAATTTGATAACCGTTTATCTAATATCACCGATTTTATGGATTCCGGTACCGCTGATGATGACGTCACCTTCACCGAACAGTTTGAACGCGCTGAGAAGATCATTCTTCGGTATGATGATTCCGGTACCGGCGAATTGCCGGAAGCTGATGCATCGGCGACGGCGACTTCGTCGGAGTATTTTACTGCCGTTGATTTGATGATTCAGCTGACGGAAAACCTACACGTTGATGAAACGGATGAACGAAACGATGACGTTTTGGATCGAGCTGAGAACGCTATCCAGATGGCTATGTCGAGGTTAGAAGATGAATTTCGTTGCATTTTGATTCGTAGTACTGTCCCTTTAGATGCTAATGAGTTGTACGGGTCGGTTCGCGGTTCAATTTCGGCTACGCGGTCGTTCGGTGATGCTGAAACGGAACCGGAATCGGCTGGTGGTTCGGTAACGGTTCCGCGTGCGTTAGGCGGAACCGGATCCGAGACTGAGGATGAAGCGGAGAGTTTTGGACATGATGTGTTGGATCAGGAAGGGAGCAGTTTGCATCATGAGAGAGGCGCGAGTTTAGGAGGAGATGTGAGTGTTGATCTGATTCGTTTTGAAGCTATTGATGAACTTAAAGATATTGCGGATAGAATGATTAGGTCCGGATATGAGAAAGAGTGTTGTCAGGTATATACTAGTGTACGCCGTGATGTTTTGGATGAGTGTATGTCGATTTTAGGCGTGGAGAGAGTTAGTATTGAAGAGGTGCAGAGAATAGAATGGAAAAGTTTGGATTTAAAGTTGAAGAAATGGATTGAAGGTATTAAGGTTGTGGTTAGGGTTCTGTTGATTGGGGAGAAACGTTTGTGCGAAATGATATTCAGTGAGTCGGAAACGATTCAGGAGATTTGCTTTGTTGAGACGACGAAAGGTTGTGTGATGCAGTTGTTGAATTTTGGTGAGGCAGTTGCAATTAGTCAGAGGTCATCAGAGAAACTATTTAGGATTCTTGACATGTATGAGGTTCTTGTTGATGTTTCACGAGATTTAGAAGGTTTGTTCACAGATGAATCTGGTGAATTGGTTTGCAGTGAAGCTAAGGGAGTTTTGAGTGGTTTGGGTATGGCAGCGGTTGGGACTTTTGTGGAATTTGAGAACGCTGTCAAAGGTGAAAGTTCTAGGGCTGCACAGGGTGGCGATCTTCATCCGATCACGCGTTATGTTATGAATTATTTGAAGTTATTGGTGGATTATAGTGAAACGTTGAATACCCTATTGCCAAAAGGTGATCATCTTGAGCTGAATTCTTCACAGTTAAATGATGGTGATGGTGTTGATACTATATCCCCTATAGCACTTCGTGTGCAGTTACTGATCACTTCTTTGGAGTCAAATATCGATGAAAAGTCAAGATTATATGAAGATAGTGCATTGAGATACATTTTCTTGATGAATAACATTCTTTACATAGTTCAGAAAGTTAAAGAATCAGAGCTTCGGAACCTTTTGGGTGACCAGTGGATCCGTAAACACCGTGGTAAGATTCGCCAATGGCACACGAGTTATCTCAGAGCAGCATGGAGCAAGGCGTTGCTGTATCTGAAAGATGAAGGGATAAGTGGGAGCTCAACTAGTGCATCCAAGGTGATTCTTAAAGAACGATTTAAAAACTTCAATGCTTGTTTTGAAGATATCTATAGGACACAAACACTCTGGAAGGTTCCTGATGAGCAACTTCGGGAAGAACTTAGAATATCTATATCGGAAAAAGTCCTTCCAGCATACCGTGCTTTTTTAGGGAGGTTCGGGAGTCAACTAGAGGGTGGAAGGCATGGCGGGAAGTACATAAAGTATTACCCTGATGACTTGGAGAATTACCTTTCTGACTTATTTGAAGGGAAACCTGTTGTTATGAACCAcatgaaaagaaaaagtacaTAG